In Colletotrichum higginsianum IMI 349063 chromosome 3, whole genome shotgun sequence, a genomic segment contains:
- a CDS encoding Alpha-glucanase — protein MKLLFFLLTVLSWANEVLGRAVFAHFMVGNTEHYSGSDWIDDIKLAQEAHIDAFALNMARGEPMNAKAIADAFSNAEAQGFKLFFSFDYAGRGPFSKDEVVSWINKYAPSSAYFRHQGKPLVSTFEGPDQAEDWHDIKAITNCFFVPDWSSLGAGPAVRAAGGVADGLFSWAGWPWGAQDMETYVDASYMEALGGKPYMMPVSPWFYTNLPGYSKNWLWRGDHLWYDRWIQVNTLLPEFVQIISWNDYGESHHIGPIRDHALVAFDKDSGKAPFLYSLDHHGWRVLLPFAIDRYKNNKAVVTYEGVSFWYRPTPKQACGTGGTTGNTVSQLQMEFQPYDIIDDSVFFTVLATESVKVTVSIGGAESQGVLRDLPDGGVGLYHGSAPFNGRTGDVKITVWRKDVLIADQSGPAIKNDCRNGITGFDAWAGGRLTSKASRPVSTPSLEDEVCVRGTGANDFDVICRATCYLGYCPKSACVCRATGAQVKLPPEVPGEVFPAEGLNSNYIGLCNFACLYGACFSSYCGKTKYPLIEPTVSPFNPPSCTSGTGDGDWSVLCNFACRHGFCPISRCKCTSQGPLSLLNPTQQTKAVSRIGEDHGLCAFACSRGLCPKQACDANDGEQQEQTNPPVDQIEMPHLDRDCYMFPECVDLDNPQASSCSSGHTRVSFDRGSCSGRYGRPICCKNTVLPLKCTWRGSGADCNGQCHKGEVTLFESRTGGNPGESGDTACNRGHKTFCCELKIFKELTSQCRWTECSGGCTSDESLVAQRTENSCLLATTPLKYCCKNSPPPLSNCHWVGQGDCADNNCNNKEVTLLLDSVGLLGGACAWWRQKTLCCTPEEAVLGNGQCPAPSCTSEAEEGCAPDEWGSDQPEDDCEDDDCEHDELRRDVVAVPQDFSLAGLAFEERSLLEARGEKRRPFEVHLIDLLMAAITIKLEARRYPGSGSLHDQPGASDNVFQQGPGCGNPDILVTKRDPKATKTAVGLKLDTEHNPDLLLTDEKKLQYIPEFLRFVSSGDLPNGKKSIFGRIDAKDIKENWTKKLSAFPKSGKSQKIYTPQDWLFEQFGSTGNRKPLLLCEKTLNNMKGNIFEGNDMADEGKMTRWQRSALSGDVAAQNEFFNRVARAMAVWNYLNHPDVLPTVQDNRQNLFDAARLIAQRVPEFATLEVLMMEFDEAWYEHAAERTRLWVDEMLDEMERGLAPLILSGRAPPNTAVITALIASLRNRRGDIRAPPRKKKP, from the exons ATGAAACTCTTATTTTTTTTGTTGACGGTCCTGTCATGGGCAAACGAAGTTCTGGGAAGGGCTGTTTTTGCCCATTTCATG gTTGGCAACACGGAGCACTATTCAGGATCTGACTGGATTGACGACATCAAACTGGCCCAAGAAGCCCATATTGATGCCTTCGCCCTCAATATGGCCCGAGGGGAGCCAATGAACGCCAAAGCCATTGCAGACGCCTTCTCAAACGCCGAGGCACAAGGTTTcaagctcttcttctcctttgaCTACGCCGGCCGCGGTCCCTTTTCGAAAGACGAGGTAGTCTCATGGATCAACAAATACGCCCCTAGCAGTGCCTACTTCCGGCACCAGGGGAAGCCCCTTGTCTCGACCTTCGAAGGCCCTGACCAGGCTGAAGATTGGCACGACATCAAAGCAATAACCAATTGCTTTTTTGTGCCGGACTGGTCGTCTTTGGGCGCAGGTCCTGCTGTAAGAGCAGCTGGCGGTGTTGCAGATGGCCTCTTCAGCTGGGCCGGCTGGCCATGGGGAGCTCAGGATATGGAAACCTACGTTGACGCCTCGTATATGGAGGCTCTAGGGGGCAAGCCATACATGATGCCCGTCTCCCCATGGTTCTATACCAATCTTCCTGGATACAGCAAGAACTGGCTGTGGCGTGGCGATCATCTATGGTATGACCGCTGGATCCAGGTCAACACCCTTTTGCCTGAATTCGTTCAGATCATTTCATGGAATGACTACGGAGAGAGTCATCACATCGGGCCCATTCGAGATCACGCTCTTGTCGCTTTCGATAAAGATTCAGGCAAGGCCCCTTTCCTATACTCACTCGATCATCACGGCTGGCGCGTCCTCCTTCCATTCGCTATTGATCGATACAAGAACAACAAGGCAGTTGTAACCTACGAAGGTGTTTCTTTCTGGTACCGCCCTACGCCCAAGCAGGCCTGTGGTACAGGCGGAACAACAGGCAACACTGTTTCACAACTGCAGATGGAGTTCCAACCTTACGACATCATTGACGATTCAGTCTTTTTTACTGTTCTTGCTACTGAGTCTGTGAAGGTTACGGTGTCTATTGGAGGCGCAGAGTCTCAGGGTGTGTTGCGAGATCTTcctgacggcggcgtcggcctttACCACGGAAGTGCGCCTTTTAACGGCCGAACTGGCGATGTCAAGATCACGGTATGGCGCAAAGATGTACTCATTGCTGATCAATCCGGCCCTGCAATCAAGAATGATTGTCGCAACGGTATCACAGGCTTTGACGCATGGGCTGGGGGGCGTCTGACCTCCAAGGCCTCAAGACCGGTTAGCACCCCAtccctcgaggacgaggtttGCGTCAGGGGCACCGGTGCCAACGACTTCGACGTTATTTGCAGAGCTACCTGCTACTTGGGATACTGCCCCAAGTCTGCATGCGTCTGCAGGGCTACTGGTGCCCAGGTCAAGCTCCCGCCTGAAGTCCCTGGTGAAGTGTTCCCAGCCGAGGGCTTGAACTCCAATTACATCGGACTTTGCAACTTTGCTTGCCTTTACGGCGCTTGCTTCTCGTCCTACTGCGGTAAAACGAAGTATCCCCTGATCGAGCCGACCGTGTCACCTTTCAACCCCCCCTCTTGCACTTCAGGCACTGGCGACGGAGACTGGTCGGTCCTTTGCAACTTCGCCTGTCGCCACGGCTTTTGCCCAATCTCCAGGTGCAAGTGTACGAGCCAGGGACCCCTCAGCCTACTGAACCCGACCCAACAGACCAAGGCTGTAAGCCGCATTGGCGAGGACCATGGTCTCTGCGCTTTTGCCTGCTCGAGGGGCTTGTGTCCCAAGCAGGCCTGCGACGCCAACGACGGCGAGCAACAAGAGCAAACCAACCCCCCAGTGGACCAGATTGAGATGCCACACCTCGATAGGGACTGCTACATGTTCCCCGAATGCGTTGACCTCGACAATCCCCAGGCAtccagctgcagcagcgGTCATACACGTGTCTCGTTCGACAGAGGCTCTTGCTCAGGGCGCTAT GGACGACCCATTTGTTGCAAGAACACTGTTCTTCCGTTGAAATGCACGTGGCGAGGCAGCGGGGCTGATTGCAATGGGCAATGCCACAAGGGAGAAGTCACCCTCTTCGAATCTCGAACGGGAGGCAATCCTGGAGAGAGCGGCGACACGGCATGCAACCGTGGACATAAGACCTTTTGCTGCGAGCTCAAGATTTTCAAGGAATTGACCAGTCAATGTCGCTGGACTGAATG CTCTGGGGGATGCACGTCCGACGAAAGTCTAGTTGCACAGAGAACAGAGAACAGCTGTCTGCTTGCTACAACACCGCTCAAGTACTGCTGCAAGAATTCTCCGCCTCCTCTCTCAAACTGCCACTGGGTCGGCCAGGGTGATTGTGCGGACAACAACTGCAACAATAAGGAGGTTACTTTGCTTCTGGATTCGGTCGGCCTACTTGGTGGGGCTTGTGCTT GGTGGAGGCAGAAGACTCTCTGCTGCACGCCGGAAGAGGCCGTCTTGGGAAACGGACAATGTCCCGCACCGAGTTGCACATCAGAGGCAGAAGAAGGTTGCGCTCCTGATGAATGGGGTTCGGATCagcccgaggacgactgCGAAGATGACGACTGCGAACACGACGAGCTTCGCAGAGACGTGGTGGCCGTGCCTCAAGACTTTTCTCTGGCTGGCCTAGCCTTCGAGGAAAGGTCACTCCTCGAGGCCAGGGGGGAGAAAAGGCGGCCATTCGAAGTGCATTTGATCGACCTATTGATGGCTGCTATAACGATCAAGCTCGAAGCTAGAAGGTATCCTGGTTCGGGATCGCTTCATGACCAGCCTGGGGCCTCGGACAACGTATTTCA GCAGGGTCCTGGATGTGGCAATCCTGACATCCTCGTGACTAAACGCGATCCAAAAGCTACAAAGACAGCCGTAGGGTTGAAACTCGACACAGAGCACAACCCCGAT CTTCTACTAACGGATGAGAAAAAGCTTCAATACATACCTGAGTTCTTAAGATTTGTATCCAGCGGCGATCTCCCGAATGGGAAGAAATCCATTTTCGGGCGGATAGATGCCAAGGATATAAAGGAGAATTGGACCAAAAAGCTCTCCGCCTTCCCGAAGTCGGGCAAGAGCCAAAAGATTTACACACCACAAGACTGGCTGTTTGAACAGTTTGGCTCTACCGGAAACCGAAAACCTTTGCTTCTCTGCGAGAAGACATTGAACAACATGAAGGGAAACATCTTCGAAGGCAATGACATGGCAGACGAAGGCAAAATGACACGGTGGCAACGAAGCGCGTTATCAGGTGACGTAGCTGCACAAAATGAATTTTTTAACAGAGTGGCCAGA GCAATGGCGGTGTGGAACTACCTGAACCACCCAGACGTTTTACCTACGGTCCAGGACAATCGGCAGAATCTCTTTGATGCAGCTCGACTTATCGCGCAGAGGGTCCCAGAGTTTGCGACCCTGGAAGTTCTCATGATGGAGTTCGATGAAGCTTGGTACGAACACGCAGCTGAGAGAACCCGCTTGTGGGTGGACGAGATGCTGGATGAGATGGAACGCGGCCTTGCTCCCCTGATACTCTCCGGCCGGGCACCACCCAACACAGCTGTCATTACCGCCTTGATAGCAAGCCTCAGAAATCGAAGAGGAGACATAAGGGCGCCGCCACGCAAGAAGAAACC
- a CDS encoding LysM domain-containing protein, which produces MWKIVALAASLVLLPASQAQQFPLLQTSYESFELTPKCLEALDTVLDCSVLLMSHVKSESPRVDLLDVSGIEEICTKSCRTSLSDLRTKIQNDCDPKHDVFDHNLALYPATYIVDRYIYVYDISCYKHRDTGNACDYVLSEWRNDTDSTPRECDDCILGPMQLEVNSPIGHTEARAGEFKAAISSCSVKGYTYTSPPPYVQSQTSTSPESPTVVPQDWSARRMSSECATTYRVQEGDTCDSIAVAQEVPSRDLVEANHKLDGWCGGLEAGMDLCLPAKCKVHPLKPEDSCESLLEAYGAGQKSLAEWNPRLYIQCDNLKAITGYICTPGHQQQAA; this is translated from the exons ATGTGGAAGATAGTTGCTTTAGCGGCCAGCTTGGTTTTATTACCGGCCAGTCAGGCCCAGCAGTTCCCTTTGTTGCAAACTTCTTACGAGTCGTTCGAACTGACCCCAAAATGCCTCGAGGCACTCGACACCGTATTAGATTGCTCTGTCCTGCTGATGAGCCATGTCAAGTCTGA ATCCCCTCGAGTTGACCTTCTCGACGTCAGTGGGATTGAAGAGATATGCACCAAAAGCTGCAGAACCTCGCTGTCAGACTTGCGTACCAAGATCCAGAACGACTGCGATCCCAAGCACGACGTTTTTGACCACAACCTGGCGCTGTACCCAG CGACTTACATTGTAGACCGTTACATATATGTATATGACATATCGTGCTACAAACACAG GGACACAGGAAACGCGTGCGACTACGTGCTGAGTGAATGGCGGAACGATACTGATTCGACGCCCCGCGAATGTGACGACTGCATCCTCGGGCCCATGCAGCTAGAAGTCAACTCGCCCATTGGCCACACTGaggcccgcgccggcgagTTCAAGGCGGCTATCTCCAGCTGCAGCGTCAAGGGCTACACCTACACAAGCCCGCCGCCGTATGTCCAGAGCCAAACGTCCACCTCCCCCGAGTCCCCTACCGTGGTCCCCCAGGACTGGTCTGCGCGACGTATGTCGTCCGAATGTGCCACCACATACCGTGTTCAGGAGGGCGACACGTGCGACAGCATCGCCGTTGCACAAGAGGTGCCCAGCAGGGACCTCGTCGAAGCCAACCACAAGCTAGATGGCTGGTGTGGTGGTCTCGAAGCCGGCATGGACTTGTGCCTGCCTGCCAAGTGCAAAGTGCACCCCCTGAAGCCTGAAGACTCATGCGAGTCGCTGCTGGAGGCTTATGGCGCTGGACAGAAGAGCCTGGCCGAGTGGAACCCGAGGTTGTATATCCAATGCGACAACTTGAAAGCCATTACAGGCTACATCTGC ACCCCCGGTCATCAGCAACAGGCCGCTTAA